A single window of Neisseria chenwenguii DNA harbors:
- the garR gene encoding 2-hydroxy-3-oxopropionate reductase, producing the protein MKIGFIGLGIMGKPMSKNLLKAGYELVVLDFNQDAVKEVVDAGATAAATPKEVAQQVDVVITMLPNSPHVKQVALGENGIAEGAKAGLGFIDMSSIAPLASREIHEELAKKGIEMLDAPVSGGEPKAIDGTLSVMVGGSKAVFDKYYDVMKAMAGSVVYTGEIGAGNVTKLANQVIVALNIAAMSEALVLATKAGVDPELVYQAIRGGLAGSTVLDAKAPMVLDRNFKPGFRIDLHIKDLSNALDTSHGVGASLPLTAAVMEMMQVLKLDGHGQSDHSALARYYEKLTNTEVKRGG; encoded by the coding sequence ATGAAAATCGGTTTTATCGGCTTAGGCATTATGGGCAAACCCATGAGCAAAAACCTGCTCAAAGCAGGCTACGAACTCGTGGTGCTCGACTTCAACCAAGACGCGGTCAAAGAAGTGGTTGACGCAGGCGCAACCGCCGCCGCCACGCCCAAAGAAGTCGCACAGCAGGTCGATGTCGTCATCACCATGCTGCCCAACTCGCCCCATGTCAAACAGGTCGCATTGGGCGAAAACGGCATTGCCGAAGGCGCAAAAGCAGGCTTGGGCTTTATCGACATGAGTTCCATCGCACCGCTGGCCAGCCGCGAAATTCATGAAGAACTGGCCAAAAAAGGCATCGAAATGCTCGACGCGCCCGTGAGCGGCGGCGAACCCAAAGCCATCGACGGCACCCTGTCCGTCATGGTCGGCGGCAGCAAAGCCGTGTTCGACAAATACTACGACGTAATGAAAGCCATGGCAGGCTCCGTGGTGTACACAGGCGAAATCGGCGCAGGCAATGTCACCAAACTCGCCAACCAAGTGATTGTCGCGCTCAACATCGCCGCCATGTCCGAAGCCCTCGTGCTCGCGACCAAAGCCGGCGTCGATCCCGAACTCGTTTACCAAGCCATCCGCGGCGGCCTGGCCGGCAGCACCGTACTCGACGCCAAAGCCCCGATGGTGCTCGACCGCAACTTCAAACCCGGCTTCCGCATCGACCTGCACATCAAAGACCTGTCCAACGCGCTCGACACGTCCCACGGCGTAGGCGCCAGCCTGCCGCTGACCGCCGCCGTGATGGAAATGATGCAGGTGCTGAAACTCGACGGCCACGGCCAGTCCGACCACAGCGCGTTGGCACGGTATTATGAAAAACTGACCAATACCGAAGTCAAACGCGGCGGCTGA
- the garL gene encoding 2-dehydro-3-deoxyglucarate aldolase, with protein sequence MNEKYVPNTLRSRLKAGELTIGCWSALGSPIATEVLGLAGFDWLLLDGEHAPNDVLSFIPQLMALKDSASMPIVRPPKNDPVVIKRLLDIGFYNILVPYVESEEDALQAVASTRYPPVGIRGVSVSHRNNGYATIPDYFKVINDNIGVMVQVESRKGVENVEKIAAVDGVDVVFVGPGDLSAALGYLGQPNHPEVQKVIKDIFAVAKKYGKASGILAPVEEDARCYIEWGATFVAVGSDLGVFRGATQQLRNKFKA encoded by the coding sequence ATGAACGAGAAATATGTCCCGAATACGCTGCGCAGCCGTTTGAAAGCGGGCGAGCTGACAATCGGCTGCTGGAGCGCGCTGGGCAGTCCGATTGCTACGGAAGTTTTGGGTTTGGCGGGTTTTGACTGGCTGCTGCTCGACGGCGAACACGCGCCGAATGATGTTTTGTCTTTTATTCCGCAACTGATGGCTTTGAAAGACAGCGCGAGTATGCCGATTGTGCGCCCGCCTAAAAACGACCCCGTGGTTATCAAGCGGCTGCTGGACATCGGTTTTTACAATATTCTTGTCCCGTATGTAGAGAGTGAGGAAGATGCTTTGCAGGCGGTGGCTTCAACCCGTTATCCACCCGTCGGCATCCGTGGTGTTTCGGTTTCGCATCGCAACAACGGCTACGCGACGATTCCCGATTATTTCAAAGTGATCAACGACAATATCGGCGTGATGGTCCAGGTTGAAAGCCGGAAAGGCGTTGAAAACGTGGAAAAAATCGCTGCGGTTGACGGCGTGGATGTGGTGTTTGTTGGCCCGGGCGATTTGTCGGCGGCGCTGGGTTATCTCGGCCAGCCCAACCATCCCGAAGTGCAGAAAGTGATTAAGGATATTTTTGCCGTTGCGAAAAAATACGGCAAAGCCAGCGGTATCCTCGCGCCTGTGGAAGAAGATGCGCGCTGCTATATCGAATGGGGTGCGACTTTTGTTGCCGTCGGCAGCGACTTGGGCGTATTCCGCGGTGCAACGCAGCAGTTGCGCAATAAATTTAAGGCTTAA
- the recA gene encoding recombinase RecA — MSDEKSKALAAALAQIEKNFGKGSIMKMDGSQQEENLDVISTGSLGLDLALGVGGLPRGRVVEIFGPESSGKTTLCLESIAQCQKNGGICAFIDAEHAFDPIYARKLGVKVEELYLSQPDTGEQALEICDTLVRSGGVDMVVVDSVAALVPKAEIEGEMGDSHVGLQARLMSQALRKLTGHIKRTNTLVVFINQIRMKIGVMFGSPETTTGGNALKFYASVRLDIRRTGQIKKGDDVIGNETKVKVIKNKVAPPFRQAEFDILYGEGISWEGELIDIGVKHNIVEKSGAWYSYNGAKIGQGKDNVRLWLKENPDTANEIDAKIRAAVGVNMDITEGSLDETDGERPEE, encoded by the coding sequence ATGTCAGACGAAAAAAGCAAAGCCCTCGCCGCCGCCCTTGCCCAAATCGAAAAAAACTTCGGCAAAGGTTCCATCATGAAGATGGACGGCAGCCAGCAGGAAGAAAACCTCGACGTCATCTCCACCGGCTCGCTCGGCCTTGACTTGGCGCTGGGCGTCGGCGGCCTGCCGCGCGGCCGCGTCGTCGAAATCTTCGGTCCCGAATCCTCAGGCAAAACCACACTCTGCCTCGAATCCATCGCCCAATGCCAGAAAAACGGCGGCATCTGCGCCTTTATTGATGCCGAACACGCCTTCGACCCGATTTACGCCCGCAAGCTCGGCGTCAAAGTCGAAGAGCTTTACCTCTCCCAACCCGACACCGGCGAACAGGCGCTGGAAATCTGCGATACCCTCGTGCGCTCCGGCGGTGTCGACATGGTCGTCGTCGATTCCGTTGCCGCCCTCGTCCCCAAAGCCGAAATCGAAGGCGAAATGGGCGACAGCCACGTCGGCCTGCAAGCCCGCCTGATGAGCCAGGCGCTGCGCAAACTCACCGGCCACATCAAGCGCACCAACACCCTTGTCGTCTTCATCAACCAGATCCGCATGAAAATCGGCGTCATGTTCGGCAGCCCCGAAACCACCACCGGCGGCAATGCCCTAAAATTCTACGCCTCCGTCCGCCTCGACATCCGCCGCACCGGCCAGATTAAAAAAGGCGACGACGTCATCGGCAACGAAACCAAAGTCAAAGTCATCAAAAACAAAGTCGCCCCGCCGTTCCGCCAAGCCGAATTCGACATCCTCTACGGCGAAGGCATCAGTTGGGAAGGCGAACTGATCGACATCGGCGTCAAACACAACATCGTCGAAAAATCGGGCGCGTGGTACAGCTATAACGGTGCCAAAATCGGCCAAGGCAAAGACAACGTGCGCCTGTGGCTGAAAGAAAATCCCGATACCGCCAACGAAATCGACGCCAAAATCCGCGCCGCCGTCGGCGTGAATATGGACATCACCGAAGGCAGTCTCGACGAAACCGACGGCGAACGCCCCGAGGAATAA